Proteins encoded within one genomic window of Siniperca chuatsi isolate FFG_IHB_CAS linkage group LG4, ASM2008510v1, whole genome shotgun sequence:
- the LOC122874627 gene encoding uncharacterized protein LOC122874627, translated as MSDFKTIVFFDLETTGLDTAVCDIIQMSAICGERVFNVYTLPRRALTDSARKVTGFTVQYDTLFCHGVPVDTIPLVEALTSFIAFLRSFRRPVLLAAHSARRFDAPVLTRVLRQFSLRQEFQQVVSGFLDTFLLSKNVFRGLGSYSQENLVRHYLGKTYKAHDALEDARMLQELFNTWSPERWDVLRFIYRSSLEF; from the exons ATGTCTGATTTCAAAACCATCGTTTTCTTTGACCTGGAGACCACTGGATTAG ACACTGCAGTATGTGACATCATCCAGATGTCGGCCATCTGTGGAGAGAGGGTCTTTAACGTCTACACCCTCCCCCGCCGCGCCCTCACTGACAGCGCCAGAAAAGTCACAGGGTTCACCGTCCAGTATGACACCCTGTTTTGCCACGGGGTTCCTGTGGACACCATCCCCCTTGTTGAAGCTCTCACCTCCTTCATCGCCTTCCTTCGCTCCTTCCGCCGTCCCGTGCTGCTGGCGGCCCACAGTGCAAGGCGGTTTGATGCACCTGTGCTCACCAGAGTGCTGCGACAGTTCTCCCTCCGGCAGGAGTTCCAGCAGGTGGTGTCCGGGTTTCTGGATACCTTCCTGCTAAGCAAGAACGTCTTTCGTGGACTGGGCAGTTATTCTCAGGAGAACTTGGTCCGCCACTACCTGGGAAAGACCTACAAAGCCCATGATGCTTTGGAGGACGCCAGGATGCTGCAGGAGCTGTTCAACACGTGGAGTCCCGAAAGATGGGATGTCCTGAGATTTATCTACAGGTCTTCCCTAGAGTTTTAA